In the Clostridium beijerinckii genome, one interval contains:
- a CDS encoding helix-turn-helix domain-containing protein, protein MNIGNAIKVYRGKQGLTQEDLAMRLNKSTRTIQRYESGQTMPSMKVIDKIFNIKVEYILTNELLEKRGI, encoded by the coding sequence ATGAACATTGGAAACGCTATCAAAGTGTATAGAGGTAAGCAAGGGTTAACCCAGGAAGATCTGGCAATGAGACTTAATAAAAGCACTAGAACCATACAAAGGTATGAAAGCGGCCAGACAATGCCAAGCATGAAAGTTATAGATAAAATATTCAATATAAAAGTTGAATACATCTTAACAAATGAATTATTAGAGAAAAGGGGTATTTAA
- a CDS encoding helix-turn-helix domain-containing protein: MSDISIIGENIKKIRVLKNLSAYELAKRANVGGATISEIESGKRKTLKGDTLEKIAAALGVTANDLMGNTETVSFETDNLMDIINIIDYIENPILDDRQITKDEKKILMSAIAMGISTIRYNRLK; encoded by the coding sequence TTGAGTGATATTAGTATAATAGGTGAAAATATAAAAAAAATTAGAGTTTTAAAAAATCTTTCTGCTTATGAGTTAGCTAAACGCGCTAACGTTGGTGGTGCAACTATAAGTGAAATAGAAAGTGGTAAAAGAAAAACATTAAAAGGAGATACCTTAGAAAAAATTGCTGCTGCTCTTGGTGTTACTGCCAATGATCTAATGGGCAATACTGAAACAGTAAGTTTTGAAACAGATAACCTTATGGATATAATTAACATAATTGATTATATTGAAAATCCGATATTGGACGATAGACAAATTACTAAAGACGAAAAGAAAATCTTAATGTCAGCAATTGCAATGGGTATAAGTACAATTAGATATAATAGACTTAAATAA
- a CDS encoding helix-turn-helix domain-containing protein: MESKWIDAGNRLRAIRKETNLSVFKVAKKVHISGNYLSMLERGINCPSDAVLFNLAEFYNVDPSELFKLYDKVTPPTNQQLKNMPSLKGLITQLSIDPKLTPEEKDKFAAQLYEIANKLFHKE; the protein is encoded by the coding sequence ATGGAAAGCAAATGGATAGATGCTGGTAACAGGTTAAGAGCAATAAGAAAAGAAACCAATTTGTCGGTTTTCAAAGTAGCAAAGAAAGTACATATAAGCGGAAATTATTTATCAATGCTTGAACGAGGTATAAACTGCCCTTCGGATGCTGTTTTATTTAACTTAGCTGAATTCTATAATGTCGATCCTTCTGAATTGTTCAAACTTTATGATAAAGTCACCCCTCCAACAAACCAACAATTAAAAAATATGCCCTCTTTAAAAGGTTTAATTACACAACTTTCCATTGATCCTAAATTAACACCTGAAGAAAAGGACAAATTCGCCGCACAATTATATGAGATTGCAAACAAATTATTTCATAAGGAGTGA
- a CDS encoding DEAD/DEAH box helicase — MAKIKLFPHQLKALEMTRGMNKAAYYLDMGLGKTFVATEKAEELETNIILVVCQKSKLEDWEDHFNEFYPKYKTIIYKKQLQEIQPNTVIIINYDLIWRRDEFKKLKGFTLILDESSYIKNESSNRTKFILKMKAKNIILLSGTPTGGKYEELFSQIKLLGWKITKEAYWDKYIKFFLMNLGGFKKKKVTGYKNIDDLKQMLRQYGAVFMKTEEVIELPEVIPYEIKIKNIPQYKKFKKDRLIEIEENELVGDTSLTRLLYLRQLAAMYNKNKYEKVTELLESTEDRMIIFYNFKYECQKLQEICKKLKKPISIVNGGQRDLKNYEQHDNTITLIQYQAGAMGLNLQKANKIIYFSLTLSSELFEQSKKRTHRMGQQRSCFYYYLITEKSIEEDIFETLKQRKDYTDKLFEGEI, encoded by the coding sequence ATGGCTAAAATAAAATTATTTCCACATCAGTTAAAAGCCTTAGAAATGACAAGGGGCATGAATAAAGCCGCCTATTATTTAGATATGGGCCTTGGCAAAACCTTTGTTGCTACTGAAAAAGCTGAAGAATTGGAAACAAACATTATTTTAGTGGTATGCCAGAAATCAAAATTGGAGGATTGGGAAGATCATTTCAATGAATTTTATCCAAAATATAAAACGATCATATATAAAAAGCAGCTGCAAGAGATCCAGCCGAACACAGTAATAATTATAAATTATGATTTGATCTGGCGAAGGGATGAATTTAAAAAACTAAAAGGATTCACTTTGATCCTAGATGAAAGCAGCTATATCAAAAACGAAAGCAGCAATCGAACTAAATTTATCTTGAAGATGAAGGCTAAAAACATAATATTGCTATCTGGAACACCTACAGGGGGAAAGTATGAGGAACTTTTCAGCCAGATCAAATTGTTAGGCTGGAAGATCACAAAAGAAGCATATTGGGACAAGTATATTAAATTCTTTTTGATGAATCTAGGAGGGTTTAAAAAGAAAAAAGTAACAGGGTATAAAAATATAGACGATTTGAAGCAGATGTTGCGGCAGTATGGTGCGGTTTTTATGAAAACAGAAGAAGTTATTGAACTGCCTGAAGTGATCCCATATGAGATTAAAATAAAAAACATTCCGCAGTATAAAAAATTTAAAAAAGATCGTTTAATTGAAATCGAAGAAAATGAGTTAGTTGGTGACACTTCACTTACAAGGTTGTTATATTTGCGCCAGCTTGCAGCAATGTATAACAAAAACAAATATGAGAAGGTCACAGAGCTTTTGGAATCAACAGAGGATCGAATGATTATATTCTACAATTTTAAATATGAATGCCAGAAGCTCCAAGAGATCTGCAAGAAATTAAAGAAGCCTATTTCTATTGTAAATGGAGGGCAAAGAGATCTGAAGAACTACGAGCAGCATGATAATACAATAACATTGATCCAATACCAGGCGGGAGCAATGGGCCTTAATTTGCAAAAGGCAAATAAGATCATTTATTTTAGCTTAACACTTAGCAGCGAACTTTTTGAACAAAGTAAAAAGCGTACCCACCGCATGGGGCAGCAAAGATCATGCTTTTATTATTATCTAATTACTGAAAAGAGTATTGAAGAAGATATTTTTGAAACGCTCAAACAAAGAAAGGATTATACAGACAAGCTTTTTGAGGGGGAAATATAA
- a CDS encoding helix-turn-helix domain-containing protein: MTLGEKIRSAREKESLSQRELGQRVNLSDSAICRYENNNRKPNDEVLKALRNILDIEI; the protein is encoded by the coding sequence ATGACACTAGGAGAAAAAATAAGATCCGCAAGAGAAAAAGAGTCTTTGTCACAAAGAGAACTTGGGCAAAGGGTGAATTTGAGTGATAGTGCAATATGTAGATATGAAAATAACAATAGAAAGCCGAATGATGAGGTATTAAAAGCCTTACGTAATATATTAGATATTGAAATTTAA